The following are from one region of the Zymoseptoria tritici IPO323 chromosome 13, whole genome shotgun sequence genome:
- the CYP-45 gene encoding putative P450 monooxygenase (P450 potentially involved in the biosynthesis of a polyketide. This model is part of a PKS cluster): MSLQYLASKLSFNLLALLPVGLAIYTFGLAVYRIWFHPLAKYPGPLLAKITDLHSTYHALNGDRHLEFWRNHEQYGPVYRFGPNSVSFNSNTALKEIYGFKANVQKAEFYQAFWASKDAFSTHSSIDKAVHARKRRVLSQAFSDGAIKSMENHILAHIRQFCANLAGNAESSTHPRYSDSVASTKAFGPTVDITDQSNYLAFDIMGDLCFGKSFNMLTHPDNRFPIDLIASASHRHLICGTYLPIHTYHLDKLLFRKIAAGRARYMQYSKAQAGERMKMGMDVHRKDFFYHLLSAKDPETGRGFAPAELWGESNLLIIAGSDTTSTAIAATIFYLVHNAEKLARLTSEIRAAFDDVEEIRFGQKLSSLPYVRACIDEAMRLSPSVGGLLPREVLTGGIEIDGEQIPAGTVVGVPSYTVQHNEAYFPSPWEFRPERWVAGSEKGVTIDSVARAQSAFIPFSVGPRGCIGKGMAYAEMTTTIARMVWLYDLRLTPGTSVDLPLASKARAATAQTKSGHCF, encoded by the coding sequence ATGTCTCTTCAATACCTGGCAAGCAAGCTTTCCTTCAATCTGCTGGCCCTTCTGCCCGTTGGACTTGCCATCTATACATTCGGCCTTGCAGTCTACCGCATCTGGTTCCATCCTCTCGCGAAGTATCCTGGACCACTTCTCGCGAAGATTACCGACCTCCACAGCACATATCATGCCCTCAACGGCGACCGACATCTGGAGTTCTGGCGAAACCATGAACAATATGGACCAGTCTATCGATTTGGCCCGAATTCCGTTTCTTTCAACTCGAACACAGCATTGAAGGAGATTTACGGCTTTAAGGCCAATGTCCAGAAGGCCGAATTCTACCAGGCGTTCTGGGCATCGAAGGACGCATTTTCCACGCACTCTTCAATCGACAAGGCTGTCCACGCCAGGAAGCGACGAGTGTTGAGCCAAGCTTTCTCCGACGGAGCGATAAAGTCCATGGAGAATCACATCCTCGCCCACATTCGACAATTCTGCGCAAACCTCGCTGGAAACGCCGAATCCTCCACGCATCCGCGGTATTCCGATTCTGTGGCTTCCACCAAGGCTTTCGGACCAACCGTTGATATCACCGACCAATCCAATTACCTCGCTTTTGACATCATGGGCGACCTCTGCTTCGGCAAATCTTTCAACATGCTTACGCATCCTGACAACCGCTTTCCGATCGATCTGATCGCGTCCGCTTCTCACCGACATCTCATTTGCGGCACATATCTACCCATCCACACGTACCACCTGGACAAGCTCCTCTTCCGCAAGATTGCAGCCGGTCGAGCCAGGTACATGCAGTACTCCAAAGCGCAAGCCGGTGAGCGAATGAAGATGGGCATGGACGTCCATCGTAAGGACTTCTTCTACCATCTGTTGAGCGCCAAGGATCCCGAGACCGGGAGAGGATTTGCTCCGGCAGAGTTGTGGGGAGAGAGCAACCTGCTCATCATCGCTGGCAGCGACACGACTTCCACGGCGATTGCAGCTACCATCTTCTACCTCGTTCACAATGCCGAGAAGCTTGCGAGGCTCACCTCTGAGATCCGCGCCGCCTTtgacgatgtcgaagagatCCGCTTCGGCCAGAAactctcttctcttccttacgTCCGCGCTTGCATCGACGAAGCAATGCGCCTTTCACCTTCCGTCGGCGGTCTTCTACCGCGAGAAGTCCTCACCGGAGGAATTGAGATCGATGGCGAGCAGATCCCAGCTGGCACAGTGGTTGGCGTGCCATCATACACCGTGCAGCACAACGAGGCCTATTTTCCCTCACCATGGGAATTCCGACCAGAGAGATGGGTCGCTGGATCCGAGAAAGGCGTTACCATCGACTCGGTCGCGAGGGCCCAGAGCGCCTTCATTCCGTTCAGCGTCGGTCCAAGAGGTTGCATCGGAAAGGGAATGGCGTACGCAGAAATGACTACGACGATTGCGAGAATGGTGTGGCTTTACGATTTGCGCTTGACGCCGGGAA